One genomic segment of Deinococcus aestuarii includes these proteins:
- a CDS encoding UDP-glucose dehydrogenase family protein, with protein MPHPPDAQPPILSSQSGAERAVRPPGAAQRVTIVGAGYVGLNTGAVLAYLGHAVTLVDRDAGRVAELRAGHSPIYEHGLTEMLARTQAVTTYSVDLVGAVGEADLIVIAVGTPARANGEAETAFVEAAAAEIALGLRGGREYVVVVKSTVPIGTSRRVEAVIARGLRQRGVEARVRYASNPEFLREGRALHDTLYPDRIVVGSEDPQAVECLRELYRPLLDQTFEPPPLLPRPRGFTPPPLMVTDPTSAEMIKYAANAYLATKISFINEMAGLCQRVGADVDEVARGMGLDARIGPQFLQAGIGWGGSCFPKDMRALQAVAAEYDYSLPIVQAACAVNTRQREHVLERLQEVLKVLRGRHVAVLGLSFKPHTNDVRDSPGLDIVTRLVQRGAYVRAHDPVALDQARAAHPELDVEWYESLDGVDALVLATPWPEYLELDWAEVARRMRQPVVMDGRNALPAAALRAAGLLHIGVGR; from the coding sequence ATGCCGCATCCGCCCGACGCACAGCCTCCCATCCTCTCCTCCCAGTCCGGTGCCGAGCGCGCGGTCCGGCCACCGGGGGCGGCGCAGCGCGTCACCATCGTGGGGGCGGGGTACGTGGGGCTGAACACGGGGGCGGTGCTGGCGTACCTGGGGCACGCGGTGACGCTGGTCGACCGCGACGCGGGGCGGGTGGCGGAGTTGCGGGCGGGGCACAGCCCCATCTACGAGCACGGGCTGACGGAGATGCTCGCCCGGACCCAGGCCGTCACGACCTACTCGGTGGACCTGGTGGGGGCGGTGGGAGAGGCCGATCTGATCGTGATCGCGGTGGGCACCCCGGCCCGGGCGAACGGCGAGGCCGAGACGGCGTTCGTGGAGGCGGCGGCGGCGGAGATCGCGCTCGGGCTGCGCGGAGGCCGCGAGTACGTGGTCGTCGTGAAGTCCACGGTGCCCATCGGGACGAGTCGCCGGGTCGAGGCCGTGATCGCGCGCGGCCTGCGCCAGCGGGGGGTCGAGGCCCGGGTGCGGTACGCCTCCAATCCCGAATTCCTGCGGGAGGGCCGGGCGCTGCACGACACGCTCTATCCCGACCGCATCGTGGTGGGGTCCGAGGACCCGCAGGCCGTCGAATGCCTGCGGGAGCTGTACCGCCCGCTGCTCGACCAGACCTTCGAGCCGCCGCCGCTCCTGCCCAGACCCAGGGGCTTCACGCCGCCGCCCCTGATGGTCACCGACCCCACGAGCGCCGAGATGATCAAATACGCCGCCAACGCCTACCTCGCCACCAAGATCAGCTTCATCAACGAGATGGCGGGGCTGTGCCAGCGGGTCGGGGCCGATGTGGACGAGGTGGCCCGCGGCATGGGCCTCGACGCCCGCATCGGGCCGCAGTTCCTGCAAGCGGGCATCGGGTGGGGCGGAAGCTGTTTTCCCAAGGACATGCGCGCCCTGCAAGCCGTCGCGGCGGAGTACGACTATTCCCTGCCCATCGTGCAGGCGGCGTGCGCCGTCAACACCCGGCAGCGCGAACACGTGCTCGAGCGGCTTCAGGAGGTGCTCAAGGTGTTGCGCGGGCGCCACGTGGCCGTGCTGGGCCTGAGTTTCAAGCCGCACACGAACGATGTCCGCGACTCGCCCGGCCTGGACATCGTGACGCGGCTCGTGCAGCGCGGCGCGTATGTGCGGGCGCACGACCCGGTGGCCCTCGATCAGGCGCGGGCGGCCCACCCGGAGCTCGACGTGGAGTGGTACGAGTCGCTCGACGGGGTGGACGCGCTCGTGCTGGCGACGCCCTGGCCCGAGTACCTCGAACTCGACTGGGCGGAGGTGGCCCGCCGGATGCGCCAGCCGGTCGTGATGGACGGTCGCAACGCCCTGCCGGCGGCCGCCCTGCGCGCGGCCGGGCTGCTCCACATCGGGGTGGGGCGGTGA
- a CDS encoding NAD-dependent epimerase/dehydratase family protein — MKLAPHALVTGAAGFVGSHVVDRLLREGWAVTAVDNFDATYDPAVKTRNVAAHARHPGYRLERLDVREEPALLTRLEPEPIDAIVHLAALVGGRSSVDRARAYQDVNVLGTQSLLEFARQRGVPHFVFASSGGVYGGCPNLPWRESEAVRGPLSPYAASKLSGELLGHVYAHLYGLRFVALRLFTVYGPRQRPDLAIHRFARRMLAGWPIPVFGDGHSRRDYAFVTDVVDGVLGALAYEGRLFEVINLGGGSPVRLSEMIATLEDVLGTRARLERLPEQAGDVPQTWADLSRARDLLGYAPHTPFAEGVTRLAAWLREERSPQVSGSPAP; from the coding sequence GTGAAGCTCGCGCCCCACGCGCTGGTGACCGGCGCGGCGGGTTTTGTCGGCAGCCACGTCGTGGACCGGCTGCTGCGCGAGGGCTGGGCCGTGACCGCCGTGGACAACTTCGACGCCACCTACGACCCGGCGGTCAAGACCCGCAACGTGGCGGCCCACGCCCGGCACCCCGGGTACCGGCTGGAGAGGCTCGACGTCCGCGAGGAGCCCGCGCTGCTCACCCGGCTGGAGCCTGAGCCCATCGACGCCATCGTGCACCTCGCGGCGCTGGTGGGCGGGCGCTCCTCGGTGGACCGGGCCCGCGCCTACCAGGACGTGAACGTGCTCGGCACCCAGAGCCTGCTCGAATTCGCCCGCCAGCGGGGGGTGCCGCACTTCGTGTTCGCCTCGTCGGGCGGGGTGTACGGGGGGTGCCCCAACCTCCCGTGGCGTGAGAGCGAGGCGGTGCGCGGGCCCCTGAGTCCCTACGCGGCGAGCAAGCTGAGCGGGGAGCTGCTCGGGCACGTCTACGCGCACCTCTACGGGCTGCGCTTCGTGGCGCTGCGCCTGTTCACCGTGTACGGCCCGCGCCAGCGCCCGGACCTCGCCATTCACCGGTTCGCGCGCCGGATGCTCGCGGGCTGGCCGATTCCCGTGTTCGGAGACGGCCACAGCCGCCGCGACTACGCCTTCGTCACCGATGTCGTGGACGGGGTGCTGGGGGCCCTGGCGTACGAGGGCCGCCTGTTCGAGGTGATCAACCTGGGAGGCGGCTCGCCGGTCCGCCTCAGCGAGATGATCGCCACCCTGGAGGACGTCCTGGGCACCCGCGCCCGGCTGGAGCGGCTGCCCGAGCAGGCCGGGGACGTGCCGCAGACCTGGGCCGACCTCTCCCGCGCGCGCGACCTGCTGGGCTACGCCCCCCACACCCCCTTCGCGGAGGGCGTGACGCGCCTCGCGGCGTGGCTGCGCGAGGAGCGCTCGCCGCAGGTGTCGGGATCCCCGGCGCCGTGA
- a CDS encoding O-antigen ligase family protein: MRAASPPGGQSGGRAPAGGVVPGGRPGEPPTPLLLPFLLYFSLILLLPVSANLTKAVLAAVVAVAAALLIVRRGLHLSRSTLAVFTLMQCTGLLWILYGAFGNTPGWVFSLMVYVIWPAFYLITFTQFVSSRRVYGVVRNLMILGLGLIGLFTLYFVLYNFGVVPATPLLKLQFGQGIAKHSGYTALRLYSISTMIFLIPYGVAKLLYPSPGTGRGRFWLTALAVGLGSCAVLFTGRRAALLTVGLSVFIALVFGQFSPRPLRSGAWRRVAACLAALVLLGAVSAGLPASSRFSALTLATQVQRSLFDPGQTADDVVRFEQANSLIDGWVRRPLVGAGLGASSGYVRSERTWNYELQYHLHLFQMGVLGVFLYSLGFAWIYRNGLNLVRLGGDPGSEMIALLTGLTCFLLANATNPYLQAYGNLWTVFLPVAVINLMKLEQTPAAWP; encoded by the coding sequence GTGCGGGCCGCCTCGCCCCCGGGGGGCCAGTCGGGGGGCCGGGCGCCCGCCGGAGGTGTGGTTCCCGGCGGGCGTCCGGGAGAACCCCCGACGCCGCTGCTGTTGCCGTTTTTGCTCTATTTCTCCCTCATTCTCCTCCTGCCCGTCTCGGCGAACCTCACCAAGGCCGTCCTGGCGGCCGTCGTGGCGGTCGCTGCGGCGCTGCTGATCGTGCGGCGGGGGCTTCACCTCAGCCGCTCCACCCTGGCGGTCTTCACCCTGATGCAGTGCACCGGGCTGCTGTGGATTTTGTACGGCGCCTTCGGGAATACCCCGGGCTGGGTCTTCTCGCTGATGGTCTACGTGATCTGGCCGGCGTTCTACCTGATCACGTTCACCCAGTTCGTCAGCTCGCGCCGGGTCTACGGGGTCGTCCGGAACCTGATGATCCTGGGGCTGGGGCTGATCGGGCTGTTCACCCTGTATTTCGTTCTCTACAACTTCGGGGTGGTGCCGGCGACGCCGCTGCTCAAGTTGCAGTTCGGCCAGGGCATCGCAAAACACAGCGGGTACACGGCCCTGCGGCTCTACTCGATTTCCACGATGATCTTCCTGATTCCGTACGGGGTGGCGAAACTGCTCTACCCCTCGCCGGGCACGGGCCGGGGACGGTTCTGGCTCACGGCCCTGGCGGTGGGGCTCGGGAGCTGCGCCGTGCTGTTCACCGGACGGCGGGCGGCGCTCCTCACCGTGGGCCTTTCGGTGTTCATCGCGCTGGTGTTCGGCCAGTTCTCACCGCGTCCCCTGCGCTCGGGAGCCTGGCGGCGGGTAGCGGCGTGCCTCGCGGCGCTCGTGCTGCTCGGGGCGGTCTCGGCCGGCCTGCCGGCCTCCTCGCGCTTCTCGGCCCTCACCCTGGCGACCCAGGTTCAAAGGAGCCTGTTCGACCCGGGCCAGACCGCCGACGACGTTGTTCGCTTCGAGCAGGCCAACTCGCTGATCGACGGCTGGGTGCGCCGCCCACTCGTCGGTGCCGGGCTGGGGGCCTCCTCAGGCTACGTGCGCTCCGAGCGCACCTGGAACTACGAGCTGCAATATCACCTGCACCTCTTTCAGATGGGGGTGCTGGGCGTCTTTCTCTACAGCCTGGGCTTCGCCTGGATCTACCGCAATGGGCTCAACCTCGTTCGGCTCGGCGGCGACCCGGGTTCGGAGATGATCGCGCTGCTCACCGGCCTGACCTGCTTTCTCCTCGCCAACGCGACGAATCCCTACCTCCAGGCCTACGGCAACCTCTGGACGGTCTTTCTGCCCGTGGCCGTGATCAACCTGATGAAGCTCGAGCAGACCCCCGCCGCCTGGCCTTGA
- a CDS encoding polysaccharide biosynthesis protein, whose translation MPTVVIKFLIDLLIFAVAPVVAYLVRFDFGRGGYVYDAGIYALLTLPLKAAVLGLFRQHRLIWRYVGFEDLWSLVRPVGVYVVGALLLTVWLRSWLVVPWSVPPVEGLLAFLLMCGARLVARGRLDRRQPPQAGQTPRRALIVGAGIVGRVVAGELLRHPREQLTLVGFLDDDPSKRGKSLLGVSVLGSYPHLAQVVRERGVNLLVIAMPSAGGRVIRRYFDRAQEIGLEARIVPGMNELVGGQVTVNQLREVRIEDLLRRPPIRLDDDLIRSYLEDKAVLVTGAGGSIGSEIVRQVVRFRPRHVLLLGRGENSIFVIEQELRRTWPAIKTTALIADVRHLERLEGVFRQHRPDVVFHAAAHKHVPLMEAAPCEAVGNNVFGTCNVAELCLRYDVACLVNVSTDKAVNPSSVMGATKRVAEMVVADASRRAGPHQTFVSVRFGNVLGSRGSVVLTFLQQVRSGGPVTVTHPDMTRYFMTIPEAARLVLQSGGMAHNGQVCLLNMGQPVRVVDLAQDIIRLSGAQDVDIVFSGVRPGEKLHEELFASAEQTEVTTHGDVFTVRSEQPEPQILGRLLQDLGDAARGSLDDEVYRLLRATIAQNELKPKEPYAQSLSGAL comes from the coding sequence GTGCCCACCGTCGTCATCAAGTTTCTGATCGACCTGCTGATCTTCGCCGTCGCCCCGGTGGTGGCGTATCTCGTCCGCTTCGACTTCGGGCGCGGGGGGTACGTGTACGACGCGGGAATTTACGCCCTGCTCACGCTGCCCCTGAAGGCGGCGGTCCTGGGGCTCTTTCGTCAGCACCGCCTGATCTGGCGCTACGTCGGCTTCGAGGACCTGTGGTCCCTGGTGCGTCCGGTGGGCGTGTACGTGGTCGGCGCCCTGCTGCTGACGGTCTGGCTGCGTTCCTGGCTGGTGGTGCCGTGGTCGGTGCCGCCCGTGGAGGGGCTGCTGGCTTTTTTGCTGATGTGCGGGGCGCGGCTCGTCGCCCGCGGGCGGCTCGACCGGCGCCAGCCGCCGCAGGCCGGGCAGACCCCGCGCCGGGCGCTGATCGTGGGTGCGGGCATCGTGGGGCGCGTCGTGGCGGGCGAACTGCTGCGCCACCCGCGCGAGCAACTGACCCTGGTCGGCTTTCTGGACGACGATCCCTCCAAGCGGGGCAAGAGTCTGCTCGGCGTGTCGGTGCTGGGGTCGTACCCACACCTGGCGCAGGTGGTCCGGGAACGGGGGGTCAACCTGCTCGTGATCGCGATGCCCTCGGCGGGGGGCCGGGTGATCCGCCGCTACTTCGACCGGGCGCAGGAGATCGGGCTGGAGGCGCGCATCGTGCCCGGGATGAACGAACTCGTCGGCGGCCAGGTGACGGTCAACCAGTTGCGGGAGGTCCGCATCGAGGACCTGCTGCGGCGCCCGCCCATCCGGCTCGACGACGACCTGATCCGCAGCTACCTGGAGGACAAGGCCGTTCTGGTCACGGGTGCGGGCGGCTCCATCGGCTCGGAGATCGTGCGGCAGGTCGTGCGCTTCCGGCCCCGGCACGTGCTGCTGCTGGGCCGGGGCGAGAACAGCATCTTCGTCATCGAGCAGGAGCTCAGGCGCACCTGGCCCGCGATCAAGACCACCGCCCTGATCGCCGACGTCCGGCACCTGGAGCGGCTCGAGGGGGTGTTCCGGCAACACCGCCCCGACGTCGTGTTTCACGCCGCCGCCCACAAGCATGTCCCCCTGATGGAGGCGGCCCCCTGCGAGGCGGTGGGCAACAACGTGTTCGGCACCTGCAACGTGGCCGAGCTGTGCCTGAGATACGACGTGGCGTGCCTGGTCAACGTCTCGACGGACAAGGCCGTCAACCCGTCTTCCGTGATGGGCGCCACCAAACGGGTCGCCGAGATGGTGGTGGCCGACGCGAGCCGCCGGGCCGGGCCGCACCAGACCTTTGTCTCGGTGCGCTTCGGAAACGTGCTGGGCAGCCGCGGCAGCGTCGTGCTGACGTTCTTGCAGCAGGTGCGCTCGGGCGGTCCGGTCACGGTCACCCACCCGGACATGACCCGCTACTTCATGACCATCCCCGAGGCCGCCCGGCTGGTGTTGCAATCGGGCGGCATGGCCCACAACGGTCAGGTGTGCCTGCTCAACATGGGGCAGCCGGTGCGGGTGGTGGACCTGGCGCAAGACATCATCCGGCTCTCGGGCGCCCAGGACGTCGACATCGTGTTCTCGGGCGTGCGGCCCGGCGAGAAGCTCCACGAGGAACTGTTCGCCTCAGCGGAGCAGACGGAGGTGACCACCCACGGCGACGTGTTCACCGTGCGCTCGGAACAGCCCGAACCGCAGATCCTCGGCCGGCTCCTGCAAGACCTCGGGGACGCGGCCCGGGGCAGCCTCGACGACGAGGTGTACCGGCTGCTGCGGGCCACCATCGCCCAAAACGAGTTGAAGCCCAAAGAGCCGTATGCCCAGAGCCTGAGCGGGGCGCTGTGA
- a CDS encoding putative bifunctional diguanylate cyclase/phosphodiesterase, which translates to MTARPAAPPGLSAEETAWRQNLLLTLPLAGLAVAAGIWLEARAPQSVAFDRVGYPVLAALLLGLTGWLRARPTALRAVVLASVGAAGAFFGLRLAYLLHFTHGAETLRELTEAYGWVPVMYVVTYLVPESQGRAARRLAVACLLWMLLVGAAFSATHAGERAAFPVISALVQLACSNLAVLILTRSLAERLQGRAREHERLASTDVPTGRFNRRGWSAAFEKVLRDRDQTQVQAQVQAYAVLFIDLDGFKRVNDTRGHEVGDALLRQAGERLHLLAAGGAAARLGGDEFALFAPVEGTWQAEALAERVRGALQAPYEIGAFTELVTASVGVSVAPHDGADPETLLRTADLAMYRAKRTGKNAVRRYASVLGEAESRRARLERDIQHAAERGELTLHYQPLFELRARRAVKVEALLRWAHPSLGAVSPTEFIPLAEATGLIRPLGEWALRQACADARHLPDALVVAVNVSPVQLEDGDFPELVQAVLRESGLAPGRLELELTETAVMRDVDRARHALGQLRALGVRVALDDFGTGHTSLSSLRDLPLDTVKIDRSFVADLRGGQAQPFARTLLGALLQVADLLDLEVVAEGLEDDAQLQALHALGCHVGQGYLLGRPAPLGDVLATPWGQGRREPEDVGAVVA; encoded by the coding sequence GTGACCGCTCGCCCCGCCGCGCCCCCCGGACTCAGCGCCGAAGAGACCGCCTGGCGTCAGAACCTGCTGCTCACGCTGCCTCTCGCCGGGCTGGCGGTCGCGGCGGGGATCTGGCTGGAGGCGCGGGCGCCGCAGTCCGTGGCCTTTGACCGGGTGGGCTACCCGGTGCTGGCCGCGCTGCTGCTGGGGCTGACCGGGTGGCTGCGGGCCCGGCCGACGGCCCTGCGCGCGGTTGTGCTCGCCTCGGTGGGTGCGGCAGGGGCGTTTTTCGGCCTGCGCCTCGCGTACCTGCTGCACTTCACGCACGGGGCCGAGACCCTGCGCGAACTCACCGAGGCGTACGGGTGGGTGCCCGTCATGTACGTCGTGACGTACCTCGTGCCGGAGAGTCAGGGCCGCGCGGCCCGCCGCCTGGCGGTGGCCTGCCTGCTGTGGATGCTGCTCGTGGGTGCCGCCTTCTCGGCGACGCACGCGGGCGAGCGGGCCGCCTTCCCGGTGATCTCCGCGCTCGTGCAGCTCGCGTGCAGCAACCTGGCGGTGCTCATCCTCACCCGTTCGCTCGCCGAGCGGTTGCAGGGCCGCGCCCGCGAGCACGAGCGGCTGGCGAGCACCGATGTCCCCACCGGGCGGTTCAACCGCCGGGGCTGGTCGGCGGCCTTTGAAAAGGTGCTGCGGGACCGCGACCAGACGCAGGTGCAGGCGCAGGTGCAGGCGTACGCCGTACTGTTCATCGACCTCGACGGCTTCAAGCGGGTGAACGACACGCGCGGCCACGAGGTCGGCGACGCGCTGCTGCGGCAGGCCGGGGAGCGGCTGCACCTCCTGGCCGCCGGGGGCGCCGCCGCGCGGCTGGGCGGGGACGAGTTCGCCCTGTTCGCGCCCGTGGAAGGCACCTGGCAGGCCGAGGCCCTTGCGGAGCGGGTGCGGGGCGCCCTCCAGGCCCCGTACGAGATCGGCGCCTTCACCGAACTCGTGACCGCCTCGGTGGGGGTGAGCGTCGCCCCCCACGACGGCGCCGACCCAGAGACGCTGCTGCGCACGGCCGACCTCGCCATGTACCGCGCCAAGCGGACGGGCAAGAACGCCGTGCGCCGCTACGCGAGCGTGCTCGGGGAGGCCGAATCGCGCCGTGCCCGGCTGGAGCGCGACATCCAGCACGCCGCCGAGCGCGGGGAGCTGACCCTGCACTACCAGCCCCTCTTCGAGCTGCGCGCCCGCCGGGCGGTGAAGGTGGAGGCCCTGCTGCGCTGGGCACACCCCTCCCTGGGAGCGGTCAGCCCCACCGAGTTCATCCCCCTCGCGGAGGCCACGGGCCTGATCCGGCCGCTCGGCGAGTGGGCGCTGAGGCAGGCCTGCGCGGACGCCCGGCACCTCCCGGACGCCCTCGTCGTCGCGGTGAACGTCTCGCCCGTGCAACTGGAGGACGGCGACTTTCCGGAGCTGGTCCAGGCGGTCTTGCGCGAGTCGGGGCTGGCGCCCGGGCGGCTGGAACTCGAACTTACCGAGACGGCCGTCATGCGCGACGTGGACCGCGCCCGGCACGCGCTGGGGCAACTGCGCGCCCTGGGGGTGCGGGTGGCCCTCGACGACTTCGGCACCGGGCACACCTCGCTCTCCTCGCTGCGGGACCTGCCGCTCGACACCGTCAAGATCGACCGCTCCTTCGTGGCGGACCTGCGCGGCGGCCAGGCACAGCCCTTCGCCCGGACGCTCCTCGGCGCGCTCCTTCAGGTCGCCGACCTCCTCGACCTCGAGGTCGTCGCGGAGGGACTGGAGGACGACGCGCAGTTGCAGGCCCTCCACGCCCTGGGCTGCCACGTCGGGCAGGGCTACCTGCTCGGGCGGCCCGCCCCGCTGGGCGACGTGCTCGCCACCCCCTGGGGCCAGGGGCGTCGGGAGCCGGAGGACGTGGGCGCGGTCGTCGCCTGA
- a CDS encoding DHH family phosphoesterase, whose amino-acid sequence MCALPLQTALPAAREATRTFLNALSPAGRVVVFCHFDADGLSAGALFGRALPRLGFQDVRVVPSGRGESAFSEGARARLAALGPAALVVTDLGVNGRGVLPDVPTLYVDHHQPGGMPGGNVTVVSGYPWDPIPASAWLAHDLLSPLTDIEDLGWIGAVGTIGDLGDGAPWDLLPAIKKRYTAKWLKEAVALVNAARRASAFDIDTPLKLLLTADGPKDLATDDEHGADRLRAYRAEVGAELAVARRAAPTFSATGPYALVRLHSGAQIHPLIAQQWRGRLPGHAVIAANTGYLPGTVAFSMRTARADLNLPAILQAIDVGDTAESYGHGHDQASGGQLPPSAFDRVLDALGFGAVARE is encoded by the coding sequence ATGTGCGCCCTCCCCCTCCAGACCGCCCTCCCCGCCGCGCGGGAGGCGACCCGGACCTTCCTGAACGCGCTCTCCCCCGCCGGGCGGGTGGTCGTCTTCTGCCACTTCGACGCGGACGGGCTCTCGGCGGGGGCCCTCTTCGGCCGGGCCCTGCCCCGGCTGGGGTTTCAGGACGTGCGGGTGGTGCCCTCGGGGCGCGGGGAATCCGCCTTCTCGGAGGGGGCGCGGGCCCGCCTCGCCGCGCTCGGCCCGGCGGCCCTCGTCGTCACGGACCTGGGGGTCAACGGGCGGGGCGTGCTGCCGGACGTGCCGACCCTGTACGTGGACCACCACCAGCCGGGCGGGATGCCGGGCGGGAACGTCACCGTCGTGAGCGGCTACCCCTGGGACCCCATCCCCGCCAGCGCGTGGCTCGCGCACGACCTCCTCTCGCCGCTGACCGACATTGAGGACCTCGGGTGGATCGGGGCGGTCGGGACGATCGGCGACCTCGGGGACGGGGCGCCCTGGGACCTCCTGCCTGCCATCAAGAAGCGCTACACCGCCAAGTGGCTCAAGGAGGCCGTCGCGCTCGTGAACGCGGCCCGGCGGGCGAGTGCCTTCGACATCGACACGCCGCTGAAGCTGCTGCTCACCGCCGACGGCCCGAAGGACCTCGCCACCGACGACGAGCACGGGGCCGACCGGCTGCGTGCCTACCGGGCGGAGGTGGGCGCCGAACTCGCCGTCGCCCGCCGCGCGGCCCCGACGTTCAGCGCCACCGGGCCCTACGCCCTCGTCCGGCTGCACTCGGGGGCGCAGATTCACCCGCTGATCGCGCAGCAGTGGCGCGGTCGCCTGCCCGGCCACGCGGTGATCGCGGCCAACACGGGCTACCTGCCGGGCACGGTCGCCTTCTCGATGCGGACCGCCCGCGCCGACCTGAACCTCCCGGCCATCCTCCAGGCCATCGACGTGGGGGATACGGCGGAAAGCTACGGCCACGGGCACGACCAGGCCTCGGGGGGCCAGCTTCCACCGTCCGCCTTCGACCGCGTGCTCGACGCCCTGGGGTTTGGCGCCGTCGCGCGGGAGTGA
- a CDS encoding right-handed parallel beta-helix repeat-containing protein, giving the protein MPQLPLTALSPRALHWKVSGVLALTLALCACGQTPSASSAQPPAGSAVTSTEEAASAPSGVQTQAMPAGFTSVKTYGAKCDGVTDDSAAVQRALTSANNVYLPAGTCLVGNLLLRSNQNIVGEGSSSVLLQKVGAPYLLSANPGRTGTANVADNTRNIRLEKFKLRGQAGKVAFDEHIHLLNLNAVSDVVVSELTFEGYVGDGLYLGSGMRYAERHNERVKILNSVFDGVVQNNRNGITIVDGTDVEIRGSKFLRTGRPGMPGAIDLEPDPENDAFSRVRNITIDNCEFRDVAANALIALLLRPQDRLTTPSQNITISNVRGYGDNRPGQTALALTHSSWDAKEIPTASTVPLNLRVVNSSFDGVYRPFIFTQMKGAVIENTTFSNSRTFASIGDGDSSSFNRDIYLRGVTFNNVGYDVNVGYKALTIYSNDGVGLSNVTVKNGTGLGIAFSQGVSRNVTIRDTTITNDSGRLVYGIKRFSNHTLNVNTNTAVNIQLVGVKGNDFRDQ; this is encoded by the coding sequence ATGCCGCAGCTCCCTCTCACGGCCCTCTCGCCCCGCGCTTTACACTGGAAGGTGTCGGGCGTTCTCGCTCTTACCCTCGCCCTGTGTGCCTGTGGGCAGACGCCCTCGGCCTCATCCGCCCAGCCGCCCGCCGGGAGCGCCGTCACCTCGACCGAGGAAGCGGCCAGCGCCCCGAGCGGGGTCCAGACCCAGGCGATGCCCGCCGGGTTCACCAGCGTCAAGACGTACGGAGCGAAGTGCGACGGCGTGACCGACGACAGCGCGGCGGTGCAAAGGGCGCTGACCTCCGCGAACAACGTCTATCTCCCGGCGGGCACCTGCCTGGTGGGGAACCTCCTGCTCAGGTCCAACCAGAACATCGTGGGCGAGGGAAGTTCCTCGGTGCTGCTGCAAAAGGTGGGTGCTCCGTACCTGCTGAGCGCCAACCCGGGCCGCACGGGCACGGCGAACGTGGCGGACAACACGCGCAACATCCGGCTGGAGAAGTTCAAGCTGAGGGGCCAGGCGGGCAAGGTGGCCTTCGACGAGCACATCCACCTGCTCAACCTCAACGCCGTGTCCGACGTCGTGGTGAGCGAGCTGACCTTCGAGGGCTACGTCGGGGACGGCCTGTACCTGGGGTCGGGGATGCGCTACGCCGAGCGGCACAACGAGCGGGTCAAGATCCTCAACAGCGTCTTCGACGGGGTGGTCCAGAACAACCGCAACGGGATCACCATCGTGGACGGCACGGACGTCGAGATTCGCGGCTCCAAGTTCCTGCGGACGGGCCGCCCCGGGATGCCGGGCGCCATCGACCTGGAGCCCGACCCGGAAAACGACGCTTTCAGCCGCGTCCGCAACATCACCATCGACAACTGCGAATTCCGTGACGTCGCCGCCAACGCCCTGATCGCCCTGCTCCTGCGGCCCCAGGACCGGCTGACCACGCCCTCGCAGAACATCACCATCAGCAATGTCCGCGGCTACGGCGACAACCGCCCCGGGCAGACCGCGCTGGCGCTGACGCACTCCTCGTGGGACGCCAAGGAGATTCCCACGGCGAGCACCGTGCCCCTGAACCTGCGGGTGGTCAACTCCTCGTTCGACGGCGTGTACCGCCCCTTCATCTTCACCCAGATGAAGGGCGCCGTGATCGAGAACACGACCTTCTCCAATTCCCGCACCTTCGCCTCCATCGGCGACGGCGACAGCAGCAGCTTCAACCGCGACATCTACCTCAGGGGCGTCACGTTCAACAACGTGGGCTACGACGTCAACGTCGGGTACAAGGCCCTCACCATCTACTCCAACGACGGGGTGGGCCTGAGCAACGTGACCGTGAAAAACGGCACCGGCCTGGGCATCGCCTTCTCCCAGGGGGTCTCCCGCAACGTGACCATCCGGGACACCACGATCACGAACGACAGCGGGCGGCTCGTCTACGGGATCAAGCGATTTTCGAACCACACCCTCAACGTCAACACGAACACGGCCGTGAACATCCAGCTCGTCGGCGTGAAGGGCAACGACTTCCGCGACCAGTAA
- the trxA gene encoding thioredoxin yields the protein MSEVAVCALCGAKNRLATPPAGQVPVCRRCGRALPWLLSASDASFDAEVRASVPVLVDFWAAWCGPCRAVAPVLEDLAREHAGRLKVVKLDVDHNPAVSGRYAVRSIPTLMLFREGRPAQTWVGALPRKTLDAHLAPYLG from the coding sequence GTGAGTGAGGTCGCCGTGTGTGCCCTGTGCGGCGCGAAAAACCGGCTCGCCACGCCGCCCGCCGGGCAGGTACCGGTCTGCAGGCGCTGTGGTCGGGCCCTGCCGTGGCTGCTCAGCGCCTCGGACGCGAGTTTCGACGCCGAGGTGCGGGCTTCCGTGCCCGTGCTCGTGGACTTCTGGGCGGCGTGGTGCGGGCCGTGCCGGGCGGTGGCCCCCGTGCTCGAAGACCTCGCGCGCGAACACGCAGGAAGACTCAAGGTCGTCAAGCTCGACGTGGACCACAATCCCGCCGTGTCGGGGCGCTACGCGGTGCGCAGCATCCCCACCCTGATGCTCTTTCGGGAGGGGCGCCCGGCCCAGACGTGGGTGGGGGCCCTGCCCAGGAAGACCCTCGACGCCCACCTCGCGCCGTACCTGGGGTGA